In the Lysinibacillus sp. PLM2 genome, one interval contains:
- the rpsT gene encoding 30S ribosomal protein S20 has protein sequence MPNIKSAIKRVKVAEKANTANSQAKSAMRTTVKKAEQALAAGADNAQELVVAAHKALDTAASKGLIHKNVASRKKSRLAKKAN, from the coding sequence ATGCCAAATATTAAATCTGCAATCAAACGCGTTAAAGTTGCTGAAAAAGCAAACACTGCAAACTCTCAAGCAAAATCTGCTATGCGTACTACTGTGAAAAAAGCTGAACAAGCTTTAGCTGCTGGTGCTGATAATGCACAAGAATTAGTAGTTGCTGCTCATAAAGCTCTTGATACAGCGGCTTCAAAAGGCCTTATCCATAAAAACGTGGCTAGCCGTAAAAAATCACGTTTAGCTAAAAAAGCAAACTAA